The Arenibacter algicola region TTCGGTCAAAGTCGAACGGATTTGCCTTATTGAAATACTCCGCTAAAAAACCTTTGTTCTTTTCGGAAATTTCCGAAGTAATAGCCACAAAATCGGACATTGTCTTAATTCTAGGCTCAATACGATCCAATAGATTTTGTGCATTTTCCCTTTTTTTATGGGAAGTAACAATATCTACGGTAATCGCGATATTGTTCTTGGACCATCCGTGGATAGTTATGTTCCCATATTTGTTCTCTATTTGGAATTCTCCCGCATTGGTCATTTCAAAAGTCTCCGATATAGTTTTCGATACTCTTTCCTGGCCCATCATTAAATTGGCCATAAGGACCAAGGCTATGCATAATAGCGAGTTTTTACAAGGTGTATCCATAATCGTCATTTATCATTTTTGAATCGTTTATTTGCCTCAATAAGTTTTCTATGAGTTCAATCCTTTTTTTATAATTGCCAATAATGGCTTCAAGGACTCTTTCGTTGCCAAGGTTTTTTTTCATTTCCAATTTTAAAACTCCATATTCTTCATCCAATTCGTCCATAAACGATAGAAATTCATCTTTGTCTTCCTGGGATAGGTCGGGATGGTCTTTTACCAATTGTACCTGGTGCTGTACCAAGTTGCTATAATGCATATCAATGTCCAGAAGTTCTTGGGAGACCACGCTGTTCTGCCCGTCGGACTGGTATCCGCCATAGACCGTTATGCCTATTAGGGAAGTCAAAAGTAAGACCAATACAATACTGGCTGCCACACGAAATAACGGGGACTTCCATAATGGAACCACCTTTGGTTTCGTATTGGACAGTTCCGATTCTATTTTGGCCCACATTTTAGCTCTGTCCGCCTTGTGTTCATCGAACAATGCCTTGTTATCCCTTATATGTTTTTCAAAATAATCCATTACATTTCTTTTACAATTTCAAGTAACTTTTTCTTTGCCCTGTGGTACTGGGATTTGGAGGTGGATTTTGATATTTCCAATACTTCACCAATTTCTTCATGATCGAACCCTTCAATCAAGTATAGTTGTAGGATCTGTTGGTAACCCGGTGGAAGCTTTTTAATGCCTCTTTTCACCTTTTCAATATCTATCTCCTCTACATTTTCAATAGGTTCTTCAGTGAGATGGTATTCATGGTCCATCATTGGCACTAAAGGAATCCGTTTTAGTTTTAAATGGTTAATACTTCTATTGATGACAATTCGTTTTAGCCATGAACCAAATGTGCTCTCGTATCTAAAATTCTCCAAATTCTTAAAGGCTTCAACAAAACTGTCCTGCACGGTATCTTCAGCATCTTCCTTACTGCACAACATCCTCATACTAACATTGTACATAGCATCTACATATTGTTCGTACAATTGAAACTGTGAGTTACGGTCGCCCAACTTGCTCTTTTCAACAAGCTCCTGGTGTGTAAAACGGATATTGGTTTTCAACTAATAAAATGGTTTTAACGGTCAAATCAGGGGGGATTCAAAATAATAGACAAACAATGGTGGAAAAAGTTGCATCTATTTGGAAAAATATTTTTGTGCTCTATAATTTCATTCTTGGTCCTATACTGTACAAGGCCTTTAATAGCTGATTTTTTGGCTAAATAATCTTAGTCCTTGAAAATTGAATTTTTTTTTCGGGATCATGCAACCTTTATTTTTTTTGGTTGTCAATAGGCATATAATAATCATGAACATCCAAAATTGAAATCGAGTAATCAAAATAGCAATCAAGTCTTATTTATGTTAGGCAGTTAACTGTAAAAAGTGTTATAGCCAAAGATAGAGGTATGCCTAGGAGGTCCAAAAGGCATCTATATACAGGTAACGGATATACCTATAAATGCTGTTGGCCCTCATTAACTAAACCCAATATAGCTTCATGCCAAACTTAAACCCTAAAGAGAACGCCTCCTTAAAAATTAGGTTCGGATTTTCATTACGGAACGTTTGAAAGGAAATGAATGCACACTTTTGCCGCGGAATTATTGAAAGGATTTTGGCAGTCCCTTATTGAACCATCGGTTTATTGGGTTGGCCGTACCAGGGAAAAGACAATGTATACCTAGGCCAGAATTGTAATATGGATTTAGTCAGAGAAAAATAGATTTTAACCACTTAAACTATAAAGAGAATTAGATGTAGCAAAAAATTATCATGTAATCAGCAGAGGTACCCATTATACTTAGGAGGTTTATTCATCAATCAAAACTATAAGGTAACAGCATAGGGCTGTTTTGGGTACATAATCAAAAAAAAACGAACAATCAATAATGCAATAATCAAAGAATGAAAAATATTTTTCTAACATTTATAATATTCACCACAATTCTGTCTGCCCAGGAGAGGTATACGGTAAGTGGCACCATTACGGATGGGAGTAATGGGGAAACCCTTTTTGGGGCTTCTGTCTTTTTGGAGGGGACTACTATAGGTGTTACTACCAACGAATATGGTTTTTACTCTATCACCGCTCCAAAAGGGAATCACAATATTATTATTTCCTATATCGGTTTTACTGAATTAAAAAAGGGGATAGCCCTGGACAGGGATCAAAAATTGGATTTTGAAATCATGGAGTTTTCTACCCAACTGGATGAAATTGTGGTGACTGCAGAGGAACCGGAACGAGTTATCCTCAGAAAACCGGAGATGAGCGTTGCCAAACTGAACATTAAAACAGTGAGACAGATGCCGGTGGTATTGGGGGAGTTGGATATTATAAAATCCCTACAAATGCTTCCGGGAGTTACCAATAATGGTGAGGGCTCTAGTGGGTTTCATGTTAGAGGTGGTGCGGCCGACCAAAATTTGGTCCTTTTGGACGAGGCCATTATTTATAATACATCCCATTTACTGGGTTTCTTTTCGGTCTTTAATGCAGACGCAATCAAGGATATTAAACTTTACAAGGGCGGTATTCCTGCCCGATTCGGGGGAAGAACCTCTTCTGTTCTGGATGTACGTCAGAAGGATGGGAATAGCAAAAATTTTGCAATGACAGGGGGGATCGGAATTATTTCCAGCAGATTGGCCTTGGAAGGCCCTATGTTCAAGGAAAAGGGTTCTTTCTTAATTGCGGGAAGGGGATCTTACGCCCATTTGCTCTTGAAGGCTGCAGGGAAAGACAACAGTGCAAATTTTTATGATTTGAATTTAAAGACCAATTACAACCTTAATGAAAGTAACCAGCTCTTTCTTTCCGGATATTTTGGTAGGGATGCCTTTGAATTAGGTGAAAGTTTCAATAGCAGTTACGGAAACTTGTCGGGAAATTTACGCTGGAACCATATTTTTAACGATAGACTGTTCTCCAACCTATCATTAATCTATAGCAAGTACGACTATGATCTGGGTATTATAATTGAAGAGTTCGATTGGATTTCCTCCATAAACAACTACAATATAAAATATGATCTGAAGTATTATACCAGTGAAAAATTTAAACTGGATTTTGGGGCAAGTGGTATTTATTACGATTTTGATCCGGGGCAAATTCGGCCTACTTCAGAAACATCGGAAATCAATCCTTTGTCCCTGGACCGTAAAAAAGCCTTTGAAAGTGCCCTGTATATTAATGCGGAACATAAGCTAAGCGATAAGCTAACAGTACAGTACGGCCTTCGCTATAGTGCCTTTAGTCGTATGGGAGGACAGGCCATGAACGAATATGAGGATGATAAACCAGTGGTCTATAACCAATTATTCGGTATTTATGAAAGAGGTACGCCCGTAGGGGAAACCCCATATGGTAAAAGCGAAACTATTAAAACTTATGGCAATCTGGAACCAAGGGTTTCCCTTGCATATCAGTTGAACGATTTCTCATCCGTAAAGGCAGGCTATTCCCGTGCAGCACAGTATATACATTTACTGTCCAATACCACCTCGGTCACCCCTCTGGACGTTTGGACCCCTAGTGGCAAATTTGTAAAACCACAATTGTCGGATCAATTTGCCTTGGGCTATTTTAGAAATTTCGACGATAAAATGTATTCCATGGAGGTGGAAGCCTATTATAAGACCACGGATAATAGAATAGATTATATAGACGGATCCGACTTGATAGGGACAAATAATATAGAGACAGAAATATTGAGTGGCGAATCCAGGGCCTATGGGCTTGAATTTTTGGCTAGGAAAAATGAAGGTAAATTTACCGGATGGTTTGCCTACACCTTGGCAAAATCGGAACAGCGGACTCCAGGAGGCAATGCAGGAGGTTTGGGAATCAACGATGGTAAGTGGTACAATACCGCTTATGACAGGACCCATGATTTTTCCTTGACGGGGGCCTATGAATTAAATGAGAAATGGTCTTTTGGAACCAATCTGGTTTTTCAAACAGGGAGACCGGTTACTTATCCCAACGGTCAGTATACCTATGAAGACCAGTCCATTGCCATTTACTCGGATCGAAATTCCGATCGCTTGCCAGCCTATCACAGATTGGATATTTCGGCTACTTATAGACCCAATAGAAAACCTAACAATAGATGGAAAGGGGAGTGGGTCCTAGGTTTATATAACGTGTATAATCACAAAAACGCAGCTTCCATTTCCTTTGGTCAAAATGTGGATACGGGAGCCAATGAAGCCACCAGAACCGCAATTTTCGGCATTGTGCCATCAGTAACGTACAACTTTAAATTTTAATAGAAAATGAAGACATATATAAAGCTTGCAATTATTTCCATCCTTATCTCCTTTACTGCCTGTACCGATGTGATAGATGTTGAGGTGCAGACGGCAGAGGCAAGATTAACTATAGAAGCCTCCTTGGATTGGGAAAAAGGAACCTCAGGGAATGAACAAACTATTAAGCTTAGCACTTCTAGGCCCTATTTTGGGAGCCACACCAATTCCGGTGTAACCGGGGCCTCTGTAATAGTGACTAACAATGCCGACGGGGCAACATATGTGTTTGAGGACCAGAACAATGGGGACTATACCACTACATTATTTGTACCGGTTTTAAACGGGACTTATACTTTGGAGGTTATATATAATAATGAAACCTATACGGCTACGGAGAGATTAATGCCGGTAGTGGATATACAGGACCTGACCCAATCACGAAAAAAAGGTTTTAATGATGAAGATCTTGAAGTCAACATTATATTTACTGATCCCGAGGAGGAAGAGAATTTTTACCTCTTTAAGTTTAAGGAAAGGGACGATCTTTTGCCTCATCTGGAGGATGCGGATGACGAATTTTTTAACGGGAACGAAATTAGCTGGTATTTTGAGAAGGAGGAAGATAATAGCACGGATAAGATAGAGGCATTTGTTCCTGGAGATATTGTTGATATAGAGTTTTATGGCATCTCGGAACAGTATTCCAATTTTATAAGAATCCTCATTGAACAGTCTGGGGGTACTGGGCTTTTTAGTTCCACCCCAGTTCCCCTTAAAGGAAATTGTATCAATGTTAGCAATCCAGATAATTATGCATACGGATATTTTAGACTAACGGAGATGGTGAAAAAAAGTTATACCTTTCAATAACTTTGGTCAATTTAACAACAAGATGATAAAAGCAATAATTTTTGATCTTGATGGTACCCTGGTACATACGGAAATCTTAAAGGCGGAATCCTATGCCCAGGCCATTCAGATTTTGACCAAGGGGTCGGTGTTACAAAAAATGGTGATGGACAGTTTTGGGAAGTATATAGGGCTTTCCAGGGCTGGAGTTGTGGATGGACTTTTTGAGGAATACAAAAAGCCCTTATCGGAACATTTGGATGGCCTTGATACAGACACTGTAAAAGAACGGATTATTAAGAGCAGACTTGCCATATACCATCAAATGCTGAACGACAAAACTCTTTTATCAGGTCATTTTTGTAAGTATAACCTAGAGCTGCTGCGCAGAGTTCACATGGATGGCTTTCGAACGGTATTGGCCACTATGTCTCATTGCTTTGAGGCGGACAAGGTAATCGAGGCCATGGGAATCCGAGGCAAACTGGATTTGATCCTTACTAGCGTTGATATTGTCCAGGGAAAGCCGCATCCGGAGATATATCTCAAAGCCAAGGAATTGCTGAAAATTGAATCTGAAGAATGTTTGGTTATTGAAGATTCGTTAAATGGAATCAAAGCGGGACTTGCT contains the following coding sequences:
- a CDS encoding RNA polymerase sigma factor; this translates as MKTNIRFTHQELVEKSKLGDRNSQFQLYEQYVDAMYNVSMRMLCSKEDAEDTVQDSFVEAFKNLENFRYESTFGSWLKRIVINRSINHLKLKRIPLVPMMDHEYHLTEEPIENVEEIDIEKVKRGIKKLPPGYQQILQLYLIEGFDHEEIGEVLEISKSTSKSQYHRAKKKLLEIVKEM
- a CDS encoding TonB-dependent receptor, encoding MKNIFLTFIIFTTILSAQERYTVSGTITDGSNGETLFGASVFLEGTTIGVTTNEYGFYSITAPKGNHNIIISYIGFTELKKGIALDRDQKLDFEIMEFSTQLDEIVVTAEEPERVILRKPEMSVAKLNIKTVRQMPVVLGELDIIKSLQMLPGVTNNGEGSSGFHVRGGAADQNLVLLDEAIIYNTSHLLGFFSVFNADAIKDIKLYKGGIPARFGGRTSSVLDVRQKDGNSKNFAMTGGIGIISSRLALEGPMFKEKGSFLIAGRGSYAHLLLKAAGKDNSANFYDLNLKTNYNLNESNQLFLSGYFGRDAFELGESFNSSYGNLSGNLRWNHIFNDRLFSNLSLIYSKYDYDLGIIIEEFDWISSINNYNIKYDLKYYTSEKFKLDFGASGIYYDFDPGQIRPTSETSEINPLSLDRKKAFESALYINAEHKLSDKLTVQYGLRYSAFSRMGGQAMNEYEDDKPVVYNQLFGIYERGTPVGETPYGKSETIKTYGNLEPRVSLAYQLNDFSSVKAGYSRAAQYIHLLSNTTSVTPLDVWTPSGKFVKPQLSDQFALGYFRNFDDKMYSMEVEAYYKTTDNRIDYIDGSDLIGTNNIETEILSGESRAYGLEFLARKNEGKFTGWFAYTLAKSEQRTPGGNAGGLGINDGKWYNTAYDRTHDFSLTGAYELNEKWSFGTNLVFQTGRPVTYPNGQYTYEDQSIAIYSDRNSDRLPAYHRLDISATYRPNRKPNNRWKGEWVLGLYNVYNHKNAASISFGQNVDTGANEATRTAIFGIVPSVTYNFKF
- a CDS encoding DUF4249 domain-containing protein, which gives rise to MKTYIKLAIISILISFTACTDVIDVEVQTAEARLTIEASLDWEKGTSGNEQTIKLSTSRPYFGSHTNSGVTGASVIVTNNADGATYVFEDQNNGDYTTTLFVPVLNGTYTLEVIYNNETYTATERLMPVVDIQDLTQSRKKGFNDEDLEVNIIFTDPEEEENFYLFKFKERDDLLPHLEDADDEFFNGNEISWYFEKEEDNSTDKIEAFVPGDIVDIEFYGISEQYSNFIRILIEQSGGTGLFSSTPVPLKGNCINVSNPDNYAYGYFRLTEMVKKSYTFQ
- a CDS encoding HAD family hydrolase, whose product is MIKAIIFDLDGTLVHTEILKAESYAQAIQILTKGSVLQKMVMDSFGKYIGLSRAGVVDGLFEEYKKPLSEHLDGLDTDTVKERIIKSRLAIYHQMLNDKTLLSGHFCKYNLELLRRVHMDGFRTVLATMSHCFEADKVIEAMGIRGKLDLILTSVDIVQGKPHPEIYLKAKELLKIESEECLVIEDSLNGIKAGLAAGMKVFAVTNHLTKSQVHAANILAPSFIVDDPKELINRVYHYIEKNR